A section of the Metabacillus endolithicus genome encodes:
- a CDS encoding nuclease-related domain-containing protein, giving the protein MATIHKGSNALSKKANTYLTLGILFWIPPIAYFIAFFQGFHFNGIFHLLPIVPGWIGAYFWRKYSTLRAGISGEERTTDILANLPEGYEVYSSVQLSTEEGRAELDHVIVGKNGVFVVEVKNHNGTITGNEEDRSWTQHKVGRKGGEYSKEIRNPVKQVRRQVHILSKHLSKNGTRVWVEGSVFFSNPQAEVYVETKKTPVFTSPYDLHEFLTNYKPRYNIKEAELETVKKLVS; this is encoded by the coding sequence ATGGCAACGATACATAAAGGCAGCAATGCTTTATCAAAGAAAGCAAACACATATTTAACCCTAGGTATTCTATTTTGGATTCCGCCAATAGCTTACTTCATTGCGTTTTTTCAAGGCTTTCACTTTAATGGTATTTTTCATCTATTACCTATTGTACCGGGTTGGATTGGTGCCTACTTTTGGAGGAAATATTCAACATTGCGTGCTGGAATAAGTGGAGAAGAGCGTACAACAGATATCCTGGCCAATCTTCCTGAAGGATATGAGGTTTATAGTTCTGTTCAACTTTCTACTGAGGAAGGAAGAGCTGAGCTTGATCATGTCATTGTTGGCAAAAATGGTGTTTTTGTTGTTGAGGTAAAAAATCATAACGGAACCATAACAGGAAATGAAGAAGACAGATCATGGACTCAACATAAGGTAGGGCGCAAAGGTGGAGAGTACTCAAAGGAAATACGAAATCCAGTAAAACAGGTAAGACGTCAGGTTCATATTTTATCAAAGCATTTATCAAAAAATGGTACTAGAGTTTGGGTGGAAGGAAGTGTATTCTTCTCAAATCCTCAAGCTGAGGTGTATGTAGAAACTAAGAAAACACCTGTGTTTACTTCACCATATGATCTACATGAATTCCTAACGAACTACAAACCAAGATACAACATAAAAGAAGCTGAATTAGAAACAGTGAAAAAACTAGTAAGTTAA
- a CDS encoding PIN domain-containing protein, which translates to MVRDEWNGLKKNEDRNVRAAAARASDLFDYMVSIGNAREITMTEEQIIQFKKGLTIKLTKKENDDRIIEHYAYEMEHGNSTIIVASDDTNFVTSSRLAGLKVMEIKIPKYSSNWSELIA; encoded by the coding sequence ATCGTTCGAGATGAATGGAACGGACTAAAGAAAAATGAAGACCGTAATGTTAGGGCAGCTGCTGCAAGAGCAAGTGATTTGTTCGATTATATGGTTAGCATAGGGAATGCAAGAGAAATTACGATGACAGAGGAACAGATCATTCAATTTAAAAAGGGACTCACGATTAAGCTGACAAAAAAAGAAAATGATGATCGCATTATCGAGCATTATGCGTACGAAATGGAGCATGGCAATTCTACTATTATTGTAGCTTCAGATGATACAAACTTCGTAACATCATCAAGGTTAGCAGGACTAAAGGTGATGGAAATAAAAATACCAAAATATTCATCAAATTGGAGTGAGTTAATTGCATAG
- a CDS encoding coiled-coil domain-containing protein: MGLIFLLAILAGFVSFYLLFGLLPNTRKWLNTCKVECHEELSLLEKEIQQITRVREDLDRREKMQDQELNELLEKEKQIEIKKEQIIKLEVEKEMLVKDLSKLRMEYKAKIEEGLSWNGF; the protein is encoded by the coding sequence ATGGGATTAATTTTTCTCTTAGCTATTTTAGCTGGTTTCGTATCTTTTTATTTATTGTTTGGATTATTACCTAATACCCGAAAGTGGCTAAACACTTGTAAGGTTGAGTGTCATGAGGAGTTATCACTTCTCGAAAAAGAAATTCAACAGATTACTAGAGTTAGAGAAGACTTAGATCGTCGGGAGAAAATGCAGGATCAAGAGTTAAACGAGTTACTTGAAAAAGAAAAACAAATTGAAATAAAAAAAGAACAAATCATCAAGTTAGAAGTAGAAAAGGAAATGTTAGTGAAAGATCTATCAAAGCTTCGAATGGAATATAAAGCAAAAATCGAGGAGGGGTTATCATGGAATGGCTTTTAA
- a CDS encoding Crp/Fnr family transcriptional regulator, whose amino-acid sequence MTNIPRQLLESIDLFHDLNEEELSEVQKLFRQKIYKKGKSLFHEGDYGEELFIIEKGSVKIFREDFTRETILTILKDGDYFGEMGILYNEQRSANAESLQPCTLYTIHRSDFTKLLEKNPQISIKLLYVSMQRLRKANEMIRSLTSLDARTRILKTLIDLSEDYGVVVEGEILIDLKLTHQQIADMSGVVRETVSKVLVELQQSNTISIESKKISIKKLTHLEEQVGV is encoded by the coding sequence ATGACAAACATTCCAAGACAACTTCTAGAAAGCATCGACTTATTTCATGATTTAAACGAAGAAGAATTATCTGAAGTTCAAAAGCTTTTCCGTCAGAAAATATATAAAAAAGGGAAGTCTCTTTTTCACGAGGGAGATTATGGAGAAGAACTTTTTATTATTGAAAAGGGTAGTGTCAAAATCTTCAGAGAGGATTTTACGCGAGAAACCATTTTGACGATTTTAAAAGATGGAGATTATTTTGGAGAAATGGGGATTCTATACAATGAACAGCGCTCAGCCAATGCTGAGAGCCTTCAGCCTTGTACTCTTTATACGATTCATCGATCAGACTTTACTAAGTTACTAGAAAAAAATCCTCAAATTTCGATCAAGCTTTTATATGTTTCAATGCAACGATTGCGTAAAGCCAACGAAATGATTAGAAGTCTAACAAGCTTAGACGCTAGAACACGAATTCTTAAAACATTGATTGATTTGTCTGAGGATTACGGGGTAGTAGTTGAAGGAGAAATTTTAATTGACCTCAAGCTAACACATCAACAAATTGCTGATATGTCAGGCGTAGTAAGAGAAACAGTTTCAAAGGTGTTAGTAGAATTACAGCAGAGCAATACGATTAGTATAGAGAGTAAAAAGATTTCAATTAAAAAACTAACTCATTTAGAAGAGCAAGTTGGTGTATGA
- a CDS encoding DUF3307 domain-containing protein: protein MSYLLLIYAHFLGDYPLQGKYLAETKGKNVISLIAHSVIWTGTVSIAGFLIGFQVTFVDVIFLFVVHGIIDYLKANQLWFFRNLNPEGLGLVLDQLLHGIQLLIFALSNY, encoded by the coding sequence TTGAGCTATTTGTTATTGATTTATGCGCATTTTCTAGGAGACTATCCGTTACAAGGGAAATACCTTGCGGAAACAAAGGGTAAAAACGTAATAAGTCTGATTGCGCACTCTGTGATATGGACAGGTACAGTTTCAATAGCGGGGTTTCTCATTGGTTTTCAAGTCACTTTTGTTGATGTGATTTTCCTATTTGTTGTCCATGGAATCATTGATTATTTAAAGGCAAATCAGCTTTGGTTTTTTCGTAACCTTAACCCTGAGGGACTGGGTTTAGTTTTAGATCAATTGCTACATGGCATTCAACTACTTATTTTTGCTCTATCAAACTATTAG
- a CDS encoding adenylate/guanylate cyclase domain-containing protein, which translates to MKSLEELLINSKKLKFPHDMEKQYITAYNQLTAQYAVWYIPVGIVFVISLMLFDLISFPADDQKNMIAIRFISLVILVIVYFLNFVGKFKAHSQFYISLILISIDLGLKWIIALSEPDAISFNYYFIGVFLLIAVTYCMVRIRFVLANILALFYILSYAFVAVFYQFPVASEEQILVIKLIIFMLGAFSLLCTTTCYFLEYFSRRDFIYQKIIDEEREASEELLLNILPEHVVTRLKSGDTVIADSHDSVTILFADLVGFTKISRVLPAPELVTILNTIFTAFDELSEKYDVEKIKTIGDSYMVSSKVGSDSRESAEKIVHLAEDMIRVISSLKEQAKLPLNIRIGIHTGPVVAGVIGKNKFAYDMWGDTVNTASRMESTGINGRVQVSETTFKMLKDKFHFIERGKIDVKGLGVVRVYLL; encoded by the coding sequence ATGAAAAGTCTCGAAGAATTACTCATAAACTCTAAAAAGCTTAAGTTTCCTCACGATATGGAAAAGCAGTATATTACTGCCTATAACCAGCTCACTGCACAATATGCAGTTTGGTATATACCCGTTGGAATTGTGTTTGTTATCTCCTTAATGCTCTTTGATTTGATCAGTTTTCCAGCTGATGACCAAAAGAATATGATTGCTATCCGGTTTATTTCGCTGGTTATTCTTGTCATTGTTTACTTTTTAAACTTTGTGGGGAAATTTAAAGCTCATTCACAGTTTTATATATCCCTTATTCTCATTTCAATTGATTTAGGGCTAAAATGGATAATTGCACTAAGTGAACCTGATGCAATATCTTTTAATTATTATTTTATCGGAGTGTTTCTCTTAATTGCGGTTACATACTGTATGGTTCGCATTCGCTTTGTTCTTGCAAATATATTAGCTTTGTTTTATATCCTTAGCTATGCCTTTGTTGCAGTATTCTATCAATTCCCTGTGGCATCCGAGGAGCAAATTCTCGTCATAAAGTTAATCATTTTCATGCTAGGTGCTTTTTCCTTACTTTGTACAACAACATGTTATTTTCTAGAATATTTCAGCCGACGTGATTTTATTTATCAAAAAATCATTGACGAGGAACGCGAAGCATCAGAGGAGTTATTATTAAATATATTGCCTGAACATGTAGTTACTAGGCTTAAATCTGGTGATACCGTTATTGCTGATAGTCATGATTCTGTGACAATTCTTTTTGCTGACCTTGTTGGCTTTACTAAGATTTCTCGCGTTCTTCCTGCTCCTGAGCTAGTTACAATTTTAAATACAATATTCACCGCTTTTGATGAACTTTCCGAGAAATATGATGTGGAAAAAATAAAAACAATTGGAGACTCTTATATGGTTTCATCGAAGGTAGGATCTGATTCAAGGGAATCCGCTGAGAAGATCGTCCATTTAGCTGAAGATATGATACGAGTTATTTCTTCACTCAAAGAGCAAGCAAAATTACCATTAAATATTCGAATCGGCATCCACACAGGTCCAGTCGTTGCTGGTGTCATCGGTAAGAATAAATTCGCCTATGACATGTGGGGTGACACTGTTAACACCGCTTCTCGTATGGAATCAACAGGCATCAATGGAAGAGTTCAGGTATCTGAAACCACTTTTAAGATGCTCAAAGACAAATTTCATTTTATTGAACGCGGAAAAATTGACGTAAAAGGCCTTGGCGTGGTTCGGGTTTATTTGCTGTAG